A segment of the Bacillus sp. es.034 genome:
GTAATGATTTGGACTTTTCAACAAATCCTTCAAGGCCCATCCCGACATAGAAGAAAACGTCCCCATCGGCCATCTTCATCATATCTTTCTGAGACGGTTCGAAGGTGTGCTCATCAGCACCTGGAGGGTAGATGCTTTCAACATCCACATAGTCCCCGCCGATTTTTTTCGTGAAATCCTCCAGTGGATAGACGGTCGTGTAAATCTCTAATACATCTTTCTTTTTGTCGTCCTGACCGGACTCGGCTCCGCAGGCAGACAATACGAAAATCAATAATAATAGAAAACTCATGCGAATATAGTTCAAGAGGAATCCTCCTTTTAAAGTCGTGTTCGTTTCTTAACTGTAATGATTACGATTTAGCACAAAGGTTATTTTACTACCGATAGGGGGAATAAGCAAGATAAATGGATTGTTTTTATAAAAAAAAGACTGCCTCCCCATCTGGAGCCAGTCCCAATCATTTATCTTTTTGCCTTGGCCATTCTTCCGGCACGTGGTCGATTCCTCCAGGATGAAATGGATGGCATTTCACAATCCGCTTGATCGTAAGCCAGCCGCCCTTTACTGCGCCAAACCGGCTCACGGCCTCGACACCGTAATGGGAGCAGGTGGGATAAAAACGGCAGGTAGGGGGTTTGAGTGGAGAGATGACGCGCTGGTAAATCTTGAATATGGCTAACAATACTTGTTTCATGATTCGTCTCCCCGTTGATTTTCTTTTACTATATCAGAATCTGAAGGGAGATTGAAAGCTTTTGACTTGTCAGCCCGGGTGGGAAAATAGGATTTTCGCCTAATTCAGATTAAGTTGATGAAATAACTATGAATTTACGTTATACTATGAAGTAGAAACTAAATGGGAGTGATATTAATGCCTTCAGTAGAAAGCTTTGAATTAGATCATAATGCAGTGAAAGCACCATTCGTCAGACATTGTGGTGTCCATAAAGTAGGAAGCGACGGACTTGTAAACAAGTTTGATATCCGTTTCTGTCAGCCGAACAAGCAAGCGATGAAGCCTGATTCCATTCATACTCTTGAGCATTTATTAGCCTTCACGATCCGGAAATATGCTGAGCCGTATGCTCACTTTGATATCATTGATATTTCTCCGATGGGTTGCCAAACGGGTTATTATTTAGTCGTCAGCGGGGAGCCGAAAGTGGAAGAAATCATCGACCTGTTGAACGCGACGATGAAAGAAGCGGTAGAAATCGAAGAAATCCCTGCAGCCAATGAAAAGCAATGCGGGCAGGCG
Coding sequences within it:
- the yidD gene encoding membrane protein insertion efficiency factor YidD; its protein translation is MKQVLLAIFKIYQRVISPLKPPTCRFYPTCSHYGVEAVSRFGAVKGGWLTIKRIVKCHPFHPGGIDHVPEEWPRQKDK
- a CDS encoding S-ribosylhomocysteine lyase, encoding MPSVESFELDHNAVKAPFVRHCGVHKVGSDGLVNKFDIRFCQPNKQAMKPDSIHTLEHLLAFTIRKYAEPYAHFDIIDISPMGCQTGYYLVVSGEPKVEEIIDLLNATMKEAVEIEEIPAANEKQCGQAKLHDLEGAKKLMRFWLSQSNEELKQVFA